Proteins from a single region of Amycolatopsis sp. CA-230715:
- a CDS encoding GntR family transcriptional regulator, with protein sequence MSSLQPVPRTLLRDEAYERIRAAIVRGELPPGEPLRDGALAAELGLSRAPVRQALTRLVAEGLAESKPQSYTRVAPAVSDDVRDALHLVRALHEFAVRTALPRLGATEIAGMRAANAEFASAVAAGDVAAAIAADDELHGIPVRACGNRAVADTLARYTPLLRRLERTRFASLPAQRSVRRHDELIEAIASADAAEAARVAGEIWAELEPLLDTEKGAS encoded by the coding sequence GTGAGTTCCCTTCAGCCGGTGCCCCGCACCCTGCTGCGCGACGAGGCGTACGAACGGATCCGCGCCGCCATCGTCCGCGGTGAACTGCCCCCGGGAGAGCCGCTGCGCGACGGCGCGCTGGCCGCCGAGCTGGGACTCTCCCGCGCGCCGGTGCGGCAGGCGCTGACCAGGCTCGTCGCCGAAGGGCTCGCCGAGTCGAAGCCGCAGAGCTACACGCGGGTGGCGCCCGCGGTCAGCGACGACGTCCGCGACGCGCTGCACCTGGTGCGCGCACTGCACGAGTTCGCGGTCCGCACCGCGCTGCCGAGGCTGGGCGCGACCGAGATCGCCGGGATGCGTGCCGCGAACGCCGAGTTCGCTTCGGCGGTCGCCGCCGGGGACGTGGCCGCCGCGATCGCCGCCGACGACGAGCTGCACGGCATCCCGGTCCGCGCGTGCGGCAACCGCGCCGTCGCGGACACCCTCGCCCGCTACACGCCGCTGCTGCGCAGGCTGGAGCGGACGCGGTTCGCCAGCCTGCCCGCGCAGCGGTCGGTGCGCAGGCACGACGAGCTGATCGAGGCGATCGCTTCCGCCGACGCGGCGGAGGCGGCACGCGTCGCCGGAGAGATCTGGGCGGAGCTGGAACCGTTGCTGGACACCGAAAAAGGAGCGTCATGA
- a CDS encoding 1-aminocyclopropane-1-carboxylate deaminase, translated as MTALAAFERYPLLFGPSPVHPLAKLSEHLGGAEVWAKREDVNSPLAFGGNKTRKLEYLIADALATGADTLVSIGGVQSNHTRQVAAAAARAGLKAVLVQERWVDRDDGEYGEVGNLQLSRMLGAEIRTNDAAFDIGYKRGWEEAIADVERTGGRPYAIPAGASDHRLGGLGFANWIFELEAQERELGIFFDTVVVCSVTGSTQAGMVAGAALSGKDRRILGVDASARPERTRAQVARIADATAKLIGVAHGVEESDVELDERYHAGTYGVPDESTMDAMRTLARTEGVITDPVYEGKSAAALLDLVARREIEPGSKVLYAHLGGQPALSAYRELPF; from the coding sequence ATGACCGCACTCGCCGCGTTCGAGCGGTACCCGCTGCTGTTCGGCCCGTCCCCGGTGCACCCGCTGGCGAAGCTGAGCGAACACCTCGGCGGCGCGGAGGTGTGGGCGAAGCGCGAGGACGTCAACTCGCCGCTCGCGTTCGGCGGGAACAAGACGCGCAAGCTCGAATACCTCATCGCCGACGCGCTGGCGACCGGGGCGGACACGCTGGTGTCGATCGGCGGTGTGCAGTCGAACCACACCCGCCAGGTCGCGGCCGCCGCGGCGCGTGCGGGCCTGAAGGCGGTGCTGGTGCAGGAACGCTGGGTCGACCGCGACGACGGCGAGTACGGCGAGGTCGGGAACCTCCAGCTGTCCCGGATGCTCGGCGCCGAGATCAGGACGAACGACGCCGCGTTCGACATCGGGTACAAGCGGGGCTGGGAGGAGGCGATCGCCGACGTCGAACGGACCGGCGGGCGTCCCTACGCGATCCCGGCGGGCGCCTCCGATCACCGGCTCGGCGGGCTCGGCTTCGCCAACTGGATCTTCGAGCTGGAGGCGCAGGAACGGGAACTGGGCATCTTCTTCGACACCGTCGTGGTGTGCTCGGTGACCGGCAGCACCCAGGCCGGGATGGTCGCGGGCGCCGCACTGTCGGGAAAGGACAGAAGGATCCTCGGTGTCGACGCCTCGGCGCGGCCCGAGCGGACGCGGGCACAGGTCGCGAGGATCGCCGACGCCACCGCGAAACTGATCGGGGTCGCGCACGGCGTCGAAGAGTCCGATGTGGAACTCGACGAGCGGTACCACGCTGGCACCTACGGCGTCCCCGACGAGTCCACAATGGACGCCATGCGGACGCTCGCGCGAACCGAGGGCGTGATCACGGACCCGGTGTACGAAGGGAAGTCCGCGGCGGCGCTGCTCGATCTCGTGGCACGGCGCGAGATCGAGCCGGGTTCGAAGGTGCTCTACGCCCATCTGGGCGGGCAACCCGCATTGAGCGCCTACCGCGAACTCCCCTTCTGA
- a CDS encoding RidA family protein, with product MAKVAISTEAAPKPVAAFSQAVRKGNLVQVAGQVAFDPKTGDVVGENVADQTRQTFKNIEAILAEAGASIDDAIMVRVYLTDTAHFAEFNEVYNTLVSEPYSARTTVYVGLPAPLLVEIDVLAVVGD from the coding sequence ATGGCTAAGGTCGCGATCAGCACGGAGGCGGCCCCCAAGCCGGTCGCCGCGTTCTCGCAGGCGGTCCGCAAGGGCAACCTCGTGCAGGTGGCAGGCCAGGTCGCGTTCGACCCGAAGACGGGCGACGTCGTCGGCGAGAACGTCGCCGACCAGACGCGGCAGACGTTCAAGAACATCGAGGCCATCCTCGCCGAGGCGGGCGCGAGCATCGACGACGCGATCATGGTGCGCGTGTACCTGACCGACACCGCGCACTTCGCCGAGTTCAACGAGGTCTACAACACGCTGGTGTCCGAGCCGTACTCGGCCCGCACCACGGTGTACGTCGGCCTTCCCGCCCCGCTCCTGGTCGAGATCGACGTCCTCGCCGTAGTGGGCGACTGA
- a CDS encoding IclR family transcriptional regulator, whose amino-acid sequence MSQSLDRALTLMTRLATGAKTLDQLAESAGVHKSTVLRLLRTLESHHFVLREGTRHYRLGSALFDLANQALEDRDVRKAAGPALAALNDRTGHTVHLASFEDGEVVYIDKYEGRHSVRMYSRVGKRAPLHCTAVGKVLAADLAPARRAELAESLDYEAKTGNTITSAKAYLAELDLVAERGYAVDNAEHEDFIHCVAAPIRGALGGVEAAVSVSVPKVLLDFEGLLALVPDLVAAAEEASAANGWTKQRSVDINSSSERG is encoded by the coding sequence GTGAGCCAGAGCCTCGACCGCGCGCTGACCCTGATGACCCGGCTCGCCACCGGGGCCAAGACGCTCGACCAGCTCGCCGAATCCGCCGGCGTGCACAAGTCCACGGTGCTGCGCCTGCTGCGCACGCTCGAATCGCACCACTTCGTGCTGCGCGAAGGAACCCGCCACTACCGGCTCGGCAGCGCGCTGTTCGACCTGGCGAACCAGGCGCTCGAAGACCGCGACGTCCGCAAGGCGGCCGGGCCCGCGCTGGCCGCCCTCAACGACCGCACCGGGCACACCGTGCACCTGGCCAGCTTCGAGGACGGCGAAGTCGTCTACATCGACAAGTACGAGGGCCGCCACTCGGTGCGGATGTACTCGCGCGTCGGCAAGCGCGCACCGCTGCACTGCACCGCCGTCGGCAAGGTGCTGGCCGCCGACCTGGCGCCGGCCCGCCGCGCGGAACTAGCCGAATCCCTCGACTACGAGGCGAAGACCGGCAACACCATCACCTCGGCGAAGGCCTACCTCGCGGAACTCGACCTCGTCGCCGAGCGCGGGTACGCGGTGGACAACGCCGAGCACGAAGACTTCATCCACTGCGTCGCGGCCCCGATCCGCGGCGCACTCGGTGGCGTGGAGGCCGCGGTGTCGGTCTCGGTGCCGAAGGTCCTGCTGGACTTCGAGGGGCTGCTCGCCCTGGTACCCGATCTCGTCGCCGCGGCGGAAGAGGCGTCCGCCGCCAACGGCTGGACGAAACAGCGCAGTGTCGATATCAACAGCAGCAGTGAAAGGGGATGA
- a CDS encoding sugar kinase has translation MLCIGESMALFVPAEPGPPHEVRTWKRTIGGAESNVACNLAALGVRSAWVSAVGDDPFGRALRDEIGAAGVDVRAVAIDPARPTGLYVKESGAQGSPVRYYRTGSAASAMGPDLVAELDLAGADFIHLSGITAALSESCRELVRALLTAPRGTARISFDVNWRPRLWQDRDPAVLAEFANLADVVLVGDDEAAAVWGVGDPAGLRALLPDPPTLVIKHGERGATLVERGADGTDSEAVFAPALSVDVVEPVGAGDAFAAGFLAATLRGDDPRTRLRSGHLQAAVTLRTHDDVAPPLPSWIVAGLIGADDETWGAARLTGDGMVRR, from the coding sequence GTGCTGTGTATCGGGGAGTCGATGGCGCTGTTCGTGCCCGCCGAACCCGGCCCCCCGCACGAGGTCCGCACGTGGAAGCGGACGATCGGCGGCGCCGAGTCCAATGTGGCCTGCAACCTCGCGGCGCTCGGCGTGCGCAGCGCGTGGGTCAGCGCCGTCGGCGACGACCCGTTCGGCCGCGCGCTGCGCGACGAGATCGGCGCCGCCGGGGTCGACGTGCGCGCGGTCGCGATCGACCCGGCGCGCCCGACCGGGCTCTACGTCAAGGAAAGCGGCGCGCAGGGCAGCCCCGTCCGCTACTACCGCACCGGGTCGGCCGCCTCGGCGATGGGCCCGGACCTGGTCGCCGAACTCGATCTCGCCGGTGCCGATTTCATCCACCTCAGCGGGATCACCGCGGCGCTCTCGGAGAGCTGCCGCGAACTCGTCCGCGCGCTCCTCACCGCGCCGAGGGGCACCGCACGGATCTCGTTCGACGTCAACTGGCGGCCCCGCCTCTGGCAGGACCGCGATCCCGCCGTGCTCGCCGAATTCGCCAACCTCGCCGATGTCGTGCTCGTCGGTGACGACGAAGCCGCCGCCGTCTGGGGCGTCGGCGACCCGGCCGGGCTGCGCGCGCTCCTGCCGGACCCGCCCACGCTCGTGATCAAGCACGGCGAACGCGGCGCCACCCTCGTCGAACGCGGCGCCGACGGAACAGACTCCGAAGCCGTGTTCGCCCCCGCCCTGTCCGTCGACGTCGTCGAACCCGTCGGCGCCGGTGACGCCTTCGCCGCCGGGTTCCTCGCCGCCACCCTGCGCGGCGACGACCCGAGGACCCGCCTGCGCAGCGGGCACCTCCAAGCCGCCGTCACCCTGCGCACCCACGACGACGTCGCCCCGCCGCTGCCCTCGTGGATCGTCGCCGGCCTCATCGGCGCCGACGACGAAACCTGGGGAGCGGCGCGGCTGACCGGGGACGGGATGGTGCGCCGGTGA
- a CDS encoding amino acid deaminase has translation MSSPRFSPPSRTAGAIDHAAVGAISDELLDWRFKSVPDALWGLSLTEAARRNPRLFESAPGAGDGFVGPFAVLDDEAVEHNLRTLADWCARHGVVLAPHGKTTMAPQLFARQLDHGSWGITAANTGQLRVYRAFGVSRVVLANQLLDPAGLRWLAAELDRDAEFDFTCWVDSVRGVELMTEALTAAGARRQVDVLVELGGDHGRTGARDDEAALAIAEAARRSPAVRLAGVGGYEGALAHDSSEAARRTVDAYLDRVRAFTIFLARQGFFDGRIMVTAGGSAYFDQVAAGIATGWPDDLEVLPVLRSGAYVTHDDGFYRGISPLGGTPRIDDAAPLRPALRVWAQVTSRPTDRLALLTMGKRDASFDEGLPEPQVLRRPGAAPLPLDGHEVTAMNDQHAFLKLPESSPVEVGDWVGLGLSHPCTVFDKWPLLPLVAADGETVTGFVRTYF, from the coding sequence GTGTCTTCCCCCCGGTTTTCCCCGCCGTCCCGCACCGCGGGCGCGATCGATCACGCGGCGGTCGGCGCGATCTCCGACGAGCTGCTCGACTGGCGGTTCAAATCGGTGCCCGACGCGCTGTGGGGACTCTCCCTGACCGAGGCCGCCCGGCGGAACCCCCGTTTGTTCGAATCCGCGCCCGGCGCGGGTGACGGTTTCGTCGGCCCGTTCGCGGTGCTCGACGACGAAGCGGTCGAGCACAACCTGCGCACGCTCGCGGACTGGTGCGCGCGGCACGGCGTCGTGCTGGCCCCGCACGGGAAGACGACGATGGCGCCGCAGCTGTTCGCACGCCAGCTCGACCACGGCTCGTGGGGCATCACCGCGGCGAACACCGGGCAGCTGCGGGTGTACCGCGCGTTCGGCGTGTCCCGCGTGGTGCTGGCGAACCAGCTGCTCGACCCGGCCGGGCTGCGCTGGCTGGCCGCGGAACTGGACCGCGACGCCGAATTCGACTTCACCTGCTGGGTCGATTCGGTGCGCGGGGTCGAGCTGATGACCGAGGCGCTGACGGCTGCGGGCGCGCGGCGGCAGGTCGACGTGCTCGTCGAGCTGGGCGGGGACCACGGGCGCACCGGCGCGCGCGACGACGAGGCCGCGCTGGCGATCGCCGAGGCCGCGCGCCGGAGCCCCGCGGTGCGGCTGGCCGGTGTCGGCGGGTACGAGGGCGCGCTCGCCCACGACTCATCGGAGGCCGCGCGGCGCACCGTGGACGCCTACCTCGACCGCGTGCGCGCGTTCACGATCTTCCTTGCCCGGCAAGGGTTCTTCGACGGCCGGATCATGGTGACCGCGGGCGGCAGCGCCTACTTCGACCAGGTCGCCGCCGGGATCGCCACCGGCTGGCCGGACGACCTCGAGGTGCTGCCGGTGCTGCGCAGCGGCGCGTACGTGACCCACGACGACGGCTTCTACCGCGGGATCTCGCCGCTGGGCGGCACGCCGCGGATCGACGACGCCGCACCGCTGCGACCCGCGCTGCGGGTGTGGGCGCAGGTGACCTCGCGGCCGACCGACCGGCTGGCGCTGCTCACGATGGGCAAGCGGGACGCGTCGTTCGACGAGGGCCTGCCCGAGCCGCAGGTGCTGCGGCGTCCCGGTGCGGCACCGTTACCCCTCGACGGGCACGAGGTGACCGCGATGAACGACCAGCACGCGTTCCTGAAACTGCCGGAGTCCTCCCCCGTCGAGGTCGGTGACTGGGTCGGGCTCGGCCTTTCGCACCCGTGCACGGTGTTCGACAAGTGGCCGCTGCTGCCGCTCGTCGCCGCCGACGGCGAGACCGTCACCGGCTTCGTCCGCACCTACTTCTAG
- a CDS encoding N-acyl-D-amino-acid deacylase family protein has translation MDLLLRGATIVDGTGEPAKRGDVAVREGRIAAITEPGTGTASRVIDAGDLVLAPGFIDMHAHSDLQILANPDHLAKVSQGVTSEVLGQDGLSYAPVDDEVLAALRAQLAGWNDDPAGFDWNWRSVGEYLDRLDRGIAVNAAYLVPQGTVRMLAVGFDDRPATESELDRMKELVATGLREGAAGMSSGLTYTPGMYAGTEELVALCEVVGTHGGFYSPHHRSYGAGALEAFAEMVDISRRSGCPLHLAHATMNFSVNKGKAPDLLRLLDDAVADGCDITLDTYPYLPGATYLSALLPSWSADGGLDATLARLSDVDARERIRAEIEETGSDGAHGVPIDWDSIEINGVRGTEREHLVGHSVAESARRQGVPSADLFFDTLIAERLGTSCLMHVGHEENVQAIMRHPTHTGGSDGLLVGTRPHPRAWGTFPRYLGHYVRELGVLGLEDCVAHLTGRAARRLRLPDRGLVREGFAADLVLFDPDTVADTSTFEEPRQAATGIPYVFVNGVAAIDDGRPTGALAGHSLRNPGRVR, from the coding sequence ATGGACCTGCTGCTGCGCGGTGCGACCATTGTGGACGGTACCGGTGAACCCGCGAAGCGTGGTGATGTCGCCGTACGCGAGGGCAGGATCGCGGCGATCACCGAGCCCGGCACGGGCACCGCTTCGCGCGTGATCGACGCGGGCGATCTGGTGCTGGCGCCCGGGTTCATCGACATGCACGCCCATTCGGACCTACAGATCCTGGCGAACCCGGACCACCTGGCGAAGGTGTCGCAGGGGGTGACCTCGGAGGTGCTCGGCCAGGACGGGCTTTCCTACGCCCCCGTCGACGACGAAGTGCTCGCCGCGCTGCGCGCCCAGCTCGCGGGCTGGAACGACGATCCCGCCGGGTTCGACTGGAACTGGCGCTCGGTCGGCGAGTACCTCGACCGGCTCGACCGCGGTATCGCGGTGAACGCCGCGTACCTGGTGCCGCAGGGCACCGTGCGCATGCTCGCGGTCGGCTTCGACGACCGGCCCGCCACCGAGTCCGAATTGGACCGGATGAAGGAGCTCGTCGCGACCGGGCTGCGCGAAGGCGCCGCCGGGATGTCCTCGGGGCTGACTTACACGCCGGGGATGTACGCGGGCACCGAGGAACTCGTCGCGCTGTGCGAGGTCGTCGGCACGCACGGCGGGTTCTACAGCCCGCACCACCGCAGCTACGGCGCGGGCGCGCTGGAGGCGTTCGCCGAGATGGTGGACATCTCGCGCCGCTCCGGCTGCCCACTGCACCTGGCGCACGCGACGATGAACTTCTCCGTCAACAAGGGGAAAGCGCCGGATCTGCTGCGCCTGCTCGACGACGCGGTCGCCGACGGCTGCGACATCACGCTCGACACCTACCCGTATCTCCCCGGCGCCACGTACCTTTCCGCGCTCCTGCCGAGCTGGTCCGCCGACGGCGGGCTCGACGCCACGCTCGCCCGGCTGTCCGATGTGGACGCCCGGGAGCGGATCAGGGCGGAGATCGAGGAAACCGGCTCCGACGGCGCGCACGGCGTGCCGATCGACTGGGACAGCATCGAAATCAACGGCGTGCGCGGCACCGAGCGGGAGCACCTCGTCGGGCACAGCGTCGCGGAATCCGCGCGGCGCCAAGGGGTTCCGTCCGCCGACCTGTTCTTCGACACCCTCATCGCCGAACGCCTCGGCACCTCTTGCCTGATGCACGTGGGACACGAAGAGAACGTCCAGGCGATCATGCGGCACCCGACGCACACCGGGGGCAGCGACGGCCTGCTTGTCGGCACCCGCCCGCACCCCCGCGCGTGGGGCACGTTCCCGCGCTACCTCGGGCACTACGTGCGCGAACTCGGCGTGCTCGGCCTCGAAGACTGCGTCGCCCACCTGACCGGACGCGCCGCGCGCAGGCTCCGGCTGCCCGACCGCGGCCTCGTCCGCGAAGGGTTCGCCGCCGATCTCGTGCTGTTCGACCCGGACACGGTCGCCGACACCTCGACCTTCGAGGAGCCGCGCCAGGCCGCGACCGGGATCCCGTACGTGTTCGTCAACGGCGTCGCCGCGATCGACGACGGCCGCCCCACCGGCGCGCTCGCCGGCCATTCCCTGCGCAACCCCGGGAGAGTCCGATGA
- a CDS encoding GntP family permease — protein MIHWLQHSTGGLLTLAAVSIAVLLVLIIRTKMEPFIALIVVSLLTALAAGVPVGTLVGTAQKTSDSLLEKGFGGILGHIAAIIGLGTLLGAILEKSGGARVLTSALLRAFGERRAPLAMGVAGLIFGIPVFFDIGIFVLAPLVYVAAKQGGRSLLLYCLPLIAGLSVTHAFLPPHPGPVAAAGLLHVDLGWIILMGALCGIPAWFVGGVLFSTWIGKRMHVDIPAEMMVEDETLDGNGQTPPSLGLVAAIIAVPLVLILAGTFGSIWLPKNSALAGVANFVGTPAVALTVAVLLATWLLGHRRGMGGKELSELSANALRPVAMILLVVGAGAFFGAVLSATGIGKAVAGSLGDAGLPVILAAYVISCGMRIAQGSATVAIVTTSGIVAPTVAELGYSQAQLALVVVAISAGSIIASHVNDGGFWIVSRYFGMSVAKTLKTWTVLETILSLSGFGVAALVMAFL, from the coding sequence ATGATCCACTGGCTGCAGCATTCCACCGGCGGGCTGCTCACCCTGGCCGCGGTGTCCATCGCGGTGCTGCTCGTGCTGATCATCAGGACCAAGATGGAGCCGTTCATCGCGCTCATCGTGGTCAGCCTGCTCACCGCGCTCGCCGCGGGCGTCCCGGTCGGCACGCTGGTCGGCACCGCGCAGAAGACCTCGGACTCCTTGCTGGAGAAGGGGTTCGGCGGGATCCTCGGGCACATCGCGGCCATCATCGGGCTCGGCACCCTGCTCGGCGCGATCCTCGAGAAGTCCGGCGGCGCGCGTGTGCTGACCTCGGCGCTGCTGCGCGCGTTCGGCGAGCGGCGCGCCCCGCTCGCGATGGGCGTCGCGGGCCTGATCTTCGGCATCCCGGTGTTCTTCGACATCGGCATTTTCGTGCTCGCACCGCTGGTGTACGTCGCGGCGAAACAGGGCGGCCGCTCGCTGCTGCTGTACTGCCTGCCGCTGATCGCCGGGCTTTCGGTGACGCACGCGTTCCTCCCGCCGCACCCCGGCCCGGTGGCCGCCGCGGGCCTGCTGCACGTCGACCTCGGCTGGATCATCCTGATGGGCGCGCTGTGCGGGATCCCGGCGTGGTTCGTCGGCGGCGTGCTGTTCTCGACCTGGATCGGCAAGCGGATGCACGTCGACATCCCGGCCGAGATGATGGTCGAAGACGAAACGCTCGACGGGAACGGGCAGACGCCGCCGTCGCTCGGCCTGGTCGCCGCCATCATCGCGGTCCCGCTCGTGCTGATCCTGGCGGGCACCTTCGGCAGCATCTGGCTGCCGAAGAACTCGGCACTGGCCGGGGTCGCGAACTTCGTCGGCACCCCGGCCGTCGCGCTCACCGTCGCGGTCCTGCTGGCCACGTGGCTGCTCGGGCACCGGCGCGGGATGGGCGGCAAGGAACTGTCGGAACTGTCCGCGAACGCGTTGCGGCCGGTCGCGATGATCCTGCTGGTGGTGGGCGCGGGCGCGTTCTTCGGCGCGGTGCTGTCGGCCACCGGCATCGGCAAGGCGGTAGCGGGCTCCCTCGGCGACGCGGGGCTTCCGGTGATCCTCGCGGCGTACGTGATCAGCTGCGGCATGCGGATCGCGCAGGGCTCCGCGACGGTCGCGATCGTGACCACGAGCGGGATCGTCGCGCCGACCGTCGCCGAGCTCGGGTACTCGCAGGCGCAGCTCGCACTCGTCGTGGTGGCGATCTCGGCGGGTTCGATCATCGCCTCGCACGTCAACGACGGCGGGTTCTGGATCGTCTCGCGCTACTTCGGGATGTCCGTCGCGAAGACCCTCAAGACCTGGACGGTGCTGGAGACGATCCTGTCGCTGTCCGGATTCGGCGTCGCCGCACTGGTGATGGCCTTCCTGTAG
- a CDS encoding lactonase family protein: protein MAELPRRLFLGAAGAAAAVGATSLAGLTSAQAARCKGRVFYVGSYTSPGAPVGHGLDVTTTSNGPALTLDHTVSGVSDASWFAFSPDGRILFSTNEGVPDGHVTSLDVRDPAKPRKISTQPSRGSAPTHLCVHPSGRYLLTANYGTGSVVVHPIARDGRLGASTDLVVHHGAERDAHAHQVVVDPSGRWVLSVDLGADSVYVYSLDLKTGKLKQHQQLVLPSGAGPRHLAFHPNGRFAYIAQELRPEVTVATWDAAAGKLAAGAVVPAVDASSPGPNYPGEIEVSADGRFAYVSVRGENTVATFAVKDGGLERLGANATTGGDWPRHLVLDPGQRGAYVSNQNSGTVTWLPRDTASGKLGAPQRVFAVPSVATVAFRH, encoded by the coding sequence ATGGCAGAACTTCCTCGTCGCCTCTTCCTCGGCGCGGCCGGTGCCGCCGCGGCCGTCGGCGCCACGAGTCTGGCGGGCTTGACCTCCGCGCAGGCCGCGAGATGCAAGGGCCGCGTCTTCTACGTCGGCAGCTACACCAGCCCCGGCGCGCCCGTCGGGCACGGGCTGGACGTGACCACGACGTCGAACGGCCCCGCGCTCACGCTCGACCACACCGTGAGCGGGGTGTCGGACGCGTCGTGGTTCGCCTTCTCCCCCGACGGCCGGATCCTGTTCTCCACCAACGAAGGCGTCCCCGACGGGCACGTCACCTCACTCGACGTCCGCGACCCGGCCAAGCCCCGCAAGATCAGTACCCAGCCGAGCCGGGGCTCCGCACCGACCCACCTGTGCGTGCACCCGAGCGGCCGTTACCTGCTGACCGCGAACTACGGCACCGGCAGCGTCGTGGTGCACCCGATCGCGCGCGACGGCAGGCTCGGCGCGTCCACCGATCTCGTGGTGCACCACGGTGCCGAACGCGACGCGCACGCCCACCAGGTGGTCGTCGACCCGAGCGGCCGGTGGGTGCTGTCGGTTGATCTCGGCGCGGACTCGGTGTACGTGTACTCGCTCGATCTGAAGACCGGGAAGCTGAAGCAGCACCAGCAGCTCGTGCTCCCCTCCGGCGCGGGTCCCCGGCACCTCGCCTTCCACCCGAACGGCCGATTCGCCTACATCGCACAGGAACTGCGGCCGGAGGTCACGGTCGCGACGTGGGACGCCGCCGCGGGCAAGCTCGCCGCGGGCGCCGTGGTGCCCGCCGTCGACGCGTCCTCGCCGGGGCCGAACTACCCCGGCGAGATCGAGGTGTCGGCCGACGGGCGGTTCGCGTACGTGTCGGTGCGCGGGGAAAACACCGTGGCCACGTTCGCGGTCAAGGACGGCGGGCTGGAGCGGCTCGGTGCCAACGCCACGACGGGTGGTGACTGGCCACGGCACCTCGTGCTGGACCCGGGGCAGCGCGGCGCGTACGTGTCGAACCAGAACTCCGGCACGGTCACCTGGCTGCCGCGCGACACCGCGTCCGGGAAACTCGGTGCGCCGCAACGCGTCTTCGCGGTGCCGTCGGTGGCAACGGTGGCCTTCCGGCACTGA
- a CDS encoding extracellular solute-binding protein has product MRIRRPLLAVVPLVAALAACAPTQSGPAGAGGDEKTGTLRVWLFDEATRAPKEATVAEAVTEFKASHPGVEVDVQWIPVEGRADRFSGAFNDPNNAPDVAEFGNTDVAAYAKTGALADLSGDLKSWKEGADLVPSVVDTAKADGKVYGLPWFTGIRALYYRTDVFTELNLKPPATLAELADTARRIRAAKPDLYGISVGGKYTYAMLPYLWAQGGELAKQDGGKWTAAITSPEAKAGVDAYSKLIKDDICPPQQCGNFTGTQSVQAFAGGKAAMTIGGDFNRKAVEAGAAKGKYAVVPLPGSTPGSVAPAFAGGNLLGVFGASKRRGLSVEFAELLGGAKYQTQMYSAMGNLPTLASVQQQLSAKDSSLKPFVDTLKAGTRFVPASPAWSRIDAQNILPTAIQQIATGERNVDAALQDAADKMNTAFGG; this is encoded by the coding sequence ATGAGAATCCGTCGTCCCCTCCTCGCCGTGGTGCCTCTCGTCGCCGCCCTCGCCGCGTGCGCCCCGACCCAGTCGGGGCCCGCCGGCGCGGGCGGTGACGAGAAGACCGGCACGCTGCGGGTCTGGCTCTTCGACGAAGCCACCAGGGCACCGAAGGAAGCGACGGTGGCCGAGGCCGTCACCGAGTTCAAGGCGAGCCACCCCGGCGTCGAGGTCGACGTGCAGTGGATCCCGGTCGAGGGACGGGCGGACCGGTTCTCCGGCGCCTTCAACGACCCGAACAACGCACCCGACGTGGCCGAGTTCGGCAACACCGACGTCGCGGCGTACGCGAAGACCGGCGCGCTCGCCGACCTCTCCGGCGACCTGAAGTCCTGGAAGGAGGGCGCCGACCTCGTACCGTCCGTTGTGGACACCGCGAAGGCGGACGGCAAGGTCTACGGGCTGCCGTGGTTCACCGGTATCCGCGCGCTCTACTACCGCACCGACGTCTTCACCGAGCTGAACCTGAAACCGCCCGCGACGCTCGCCGAACTCGCCGACACCGCGCGCCGGATCCGGGCCGCGAAACCGGATCTGTACGGGATTTCCGTCGGCGGCAAGTACACCTACGCGATGCTGCCCTACCTGTGGGCGCAGGGTGGCGAGCTGGCCAAACAGGACGGTGGGAAGTGGACGGCCGCGATCACCTCGCCGGAGGCGAAGGCGGGCGTGGACGCGTACTCGAAGCTGATCAAAGATGACATCTGCCCGCCGCAGCAGTGCGGCAACTTCACCGGGACGCAGAGCGTGCAGGCGTTCGCGGGCGGCAAGGCGGCGATGACGATCGGCGGCGACTTCAACCGCAAGGCCGTCGAAGCCGGTGCGGCCAAGGGGAAGTACGCGGTGGTGCCGCTGCCGGGCAGCACCCCGGGTTCGGTCGCACCCGCGTTCGCGGGCGGCAACCTGCTCGGCGTGTTCGGCGCCAGCAAGCGGCGCGGGCTGTCGGTGGAGTTCGCCGAGCTGCTCGGCGGCGCGAAGTACCAGACCCAGATGTACTCCGCGATGGGCAACCTGCCCACGCTCGCGAGCGTGCAGCAGCAACTGTCCGCGAAGGACTCGTCGCTGAAGCCGTTCGTCGACACGCTCAAGGCGGGCACCCGGTTCGTCCCGGCCAGCCCGGCGTGGTCCCGCATCGACGCGCAGAACATCCTGCCGACCGCGATCCAGCAGATCGCCACCGGTGAGCGGAACGTGGACGCGGCGCTGCAGGACGCGGCGGACAAGATGAACACCGCGTTCGGCGGCTGA